One Portunus trituberculatus isolate SZX2019 chromosome 22, ASM1759143v1, whole genome shotgun sequence genomic window, gccttcactctcttctctcttcccttctccttccctcttcactaGAAATACACTTAGCACATATACAAACACCCATACACGAATACAATGAAGTTTTGCAAGTTTCTACgtgttttttgttggtgtttataTGATTTTTGGTAGTTTGTGAGTTGCGTTGTGGTATTTACTTTTACGTGGTTTATAAATCATGTATATTTAATTCCAAGGTATTTTTATGTGGTATTTGTGAGTGTGCATATTATATACTAACTTGTATTGATctgtctttcattcctctctctcttagacaagTTTGACAATTCCTGTTTAATTTCACAGTCacaatttccttctctcactccttcataCACACTCCTTCCCATTCCTACACTTACACATCTCTGCTACACAGTTTGCACACTTCcttactccttttctccttccttccctcacgtacacacactccacacacatccacattGCTACAAGCTCTCTTACTCCTTGTCTACGTCTCTACATCCTCTCCTAGCCACACATTACATCCTGATTCCTTGTTATTTcccatcaagtgtgtgtgtgtgtgtgtgtgtgtacagacccCGGTGCACAATGAAAGAGGAACATTGGACTTTCTGCTTTATTGTGTGCACTTCATAGAGATTATATTGTAGTGAGATGTTGGAACAGACAAACTTGCACAtagtattgttttccttcagctTTGAGCAGACTAGATATGTTTCTTgtgcacaaagaaaaaaatatatatgttgaTTAACTTTGAAGACTGATGAAGGCAGCAAATATAACAACACTTGAGAATAATGGCTGGTTGTGTGTCCAACtcgttcatttttcctttctttccactcgcTCGCTCGTTCgttcgtgtgtttgtcttttatttcgcGATGGTTTGGTAGGGTCGctcctcgtggtggtggtggtggtgtgttagtggtggtggtggtcgcggcGCTCACAGCCTTCACTGGTTCACTGTCTCGACCAGGTTAATCAAAACTCTTCAGATCTCTCTTAGAAAACTCATATATTTAATAATAATTAGGCATAATTCCAAATAATTTTCATATACATATTCACCACCGAGAAAAATATTTACATAGTTGTTATGTACAAACTTAGGCTATCACAGTCAACACAAACAGTTCTCGTGCACAGAGTGGTCGCCAAGAGGGAAGTGATGCGTCTTGTTGCGGCGAGGGCGAGTCCCCCGCCCCCCCCAGGAGGGGCGCGCCTCGCCCCTAGAGTTACTGGCCCCGCGCCCCTCCGCCGCCCGGCTGCTGACTGTAAAGCAGATGCTTTGGCACAGTGGCCTCAAGGGCGGGACTTTTGATTATAGCACCTGATATGAGTGACCCCCCCCCCTCACTAGCACCCCGGGGCACATCAGAGGGGCGGCCTCGGGTACAGGCCGGCGTAGGGCGAGGGGTAGCCCGGGGGATAGGCCGAGAGGGCGGAGGCGTAGGGGGAGAGGCCTGGCAGCGTGGGCGTGAGGGCAGAGGTAGTGGTGAGGGCTGTGGGCTTGCTGTACGGGTGGTACCGGGAGGCGGTGAGCGGGGAGAGGGCCGGGGGCGGGTAGGCCATGCCGGGGCGGGAGAGGGCAGAGTGGGCTGACCCCAGCAGGGCGGCGTGGGCGTGCAGGGGGTTGGAGAGCAGGCTGAGGGAAGAGGAGTCTGGCGCCGTGACGCTGGTGTGGGTGCGAAGGTGCTGCAGCAGCTCCTCCGAGGTGGCGAAGCGCTTGCCGCAGTACGTCTCGCCCACTATCCAGTTACACACGTAGGGGCGGGGAGGCCCCGTCAGCAGCGAGGAGGCGGAGGGCGAGTACAGCGaggctgcggcggcggcggccacCGAGGTGGGCGGCAGCAGGCTGGAGGCGGgcacgatggaggaggagggcagggaggacaGGCCGGGCAGGGCACTGAGGGCAGCCTTGGCCTGCTCGCACTGCGTGCACGAGGGCGGACAGGCGCCGCCGCTCTGCAGCAGGTGGTTGTTCTGCACGGAGTAGGGGCAGCCGGTGCAGTAAGGGTCGCGGCACACGGGCACCACCGCCTCGCCGCCGCCTGCTGTCTTGACGCGGGTGTAGGTCAGGTAGGGCGAGCCCAGCAGGGACGGGGACAGCCCAGCAGAGGAGGGGAGGCCTGTGGTGGTGTAGAGGGCTGCTGCAGAGGCGCCCGGGTAGacggaggcgagggaggagggcAGGCCAGGCAGGCCCAGGCCGGGCATGAGGCCTGGGTGGGCGCCGCGCAGGGCGGGGTGGCTCTCCAGGCCGGGATAGCCGGGCGGCAGCAGGTGCGGCATGCCCGTGCGGTAGGTGCCGAGGGGCACGTCTTTGGGATGGCCCGCCAGCACCTCCAGGCCAGACCTGATGATGGGCGTGGTGGAGGCTGACGAGGTGACGCTCGCCTCGGTGCTGCGGCGcccactttcctcctttacgGCTGCGGCTGAGGAAGAGCcgccgctggaggaggagggcggtcGCGCGCTGGAGGGTTGGCTGGCCGGTGTCTTGCGGCCGCCCGTGGGTTTGTCGTCGCCGCCCTCCTCCGCCATGGCCTTCTTGGCGGCGCTCTCGTAGGGCTTGAAGGCGGGCGAGCGCCGCGTGGCCTCGAGGGGCGTGGGCGGCGacttctccttcttgtcctcgtctttcttcttgtcaGCGGGCAGCGGCTTGGAGGAGTCCGCGCCGATCTGCGAGCATGTCTGCGCCAGGAGCGCGAGGGGTGACTTTTTGGCGTCCAgctgaaacagagagaggaacggggaggtgaggagggcgTGCAGGAGAGGAGGGGCAGGCCGCGGCACTCCGGAGGGCGCCGCTCGCCCGAAACTGTAAACCAAATATCCccagagtgtgtgtgaggagagtgagtgagcgagcacCGCGAGGCGCTAACGCTAAGTCCCCAAAGTGGCACAGGGCACAGAGGTGAGCGAGGCTTACCGTGGTGGGGAGTGGAGACAGGTAATCCGGTTGTAAATATTGATTACTGCCTGCAGTCAACATCCCTTTGGACTCGAGAACCACCATTAGCGCAGGATTTTTGTGAACACTGTATCCCttcaaaaaaaatattccaagGATCACTAGAGCACAAAGAGGCACAGAGCCAACGTCTTCACACAAAGGCGTCTCTACTGGTACTGGGGAGGTGGCGGGCCGCGTGAGCTGGAGCCTGGCTGGAGTGACGTCACGGTCCGCACTCGTGACGCGACGGTCGACACACACTCCTCGCCATGGACCCTTCGCCTCGCTGCCAGCCGCACGACACCCGCAAAACTTTATTACCTGCGACCAAgatcataaaataacaagctgAAGCAAGAGAAACACTCGGAACTTTATCCATTGTGACGCACCGCCTTAACACACCACATGTTaatccccgccaccaccaccctgtcccttcttgccaccaccactcctgtctgcctgcctgcctgcatgcATGCCTTCCTGCCACCACGACaccttggaacacacacacacacacaaactctctctctctctctctctctctctctctctctctctctctctctctggtaaatctttcctcttcctctaccattCTTCTCGgtgtccctttctccctcctccttccttccttccctttcaccaccaccaccaccaccaccaccagttcctccctcccctctaagGCAGGGAGGGGGGTGGGGGTTTTGGAGAGGTGCTGACAGGAGGGGGTGTTTCTGACGTGCCCTTGCGCCTGTCTGCCTTCTGgggggtcctctctctctctctctctctctctctctctctctctctctctctctctctctctctctctctctctctctctctctctctgctgccatGACCCGCCGCCATAACTTCACCGTAAGAAGTGGCGCAGCTCATAGTCGCAAATATATAGTGTGGGTGTGTAATTCATGGAGCCAAATGGTTGTTCCCGggacgtctgtctgtctacggtgtgtgtgtgtgtgtgtgtgagcgtgagtGAGGTGACGTGGCCGTGTGATCATGTCGAGGTCGCTCACTCTGATATTCTCACCTCAAATTATGGTGATGTATTTACCTGCAGGGGGTCTTGCCTCACACCTGTGCTCTGTTCTACCCCGCGTACTCTGTCTTCActcctcacctgcctcacctgtgctCTTACTCGCTATCCTTATCTAACGTTTCTTTCTCTACCGTTAACACCTCACGGTCTAGCTTTCGTCAACTTAACCTAAATTTGTTTaactgtaacctaacctaacgattCTTTCCCTACCGTTAACACTTCTCTGTTTCACTTtcagtaacttaacctaactttattcggctctgacttaacctaacctaacttaacggcCCGCTGCTTCCTACCTGTCACACCTGCTCAGACGCAGCTAATCCACCTGTGTGTTTCTCTCGTCACTCCTTGCATTACCTCGCCTTCCTAACGTGGCttgacacaaacacaccttaTAGCTAGCTtgtgtgtgcctgtgcgtgtgtgtgtatgtgtgtgtgtgtgatgccgaGGTGTATACAATAGGCATAAATATCTCGTACATCAACGCAGGGCCTTCTATTTGTGCTACACGCTGCACGCTGGCCTGTTGTTGGTCTATTGTTAACACTTGTCGCTTTTGttggcttttgtgtgtgtgttcctccgcGACCCACAATAACAATGGCCGATGACGTTAGCACCGGCCGCAGCTGTTCCCTGGCGGCGAAGATTGATGcgacggcggcggtggcggtgatggcggcggcggcggtggagaCGAGgagctgcggtggtggtggctggtgattTGGTGGTGTacgtgagagagggagagagagagagagggcgtgcaAGAGTCAgtggcggcgtacatgagcgccgtggcgtgtgtgtatgtgtgtgtgtatgtgtgtgtgcgtgtgtgtgtgcgtggcggCGTGTGTGTATGAGCGTGTAAGTATCGGGTGACGGCAGGGAGCGGTGTGGGTGCCATGAATCACAGAGCCTGACAGCCCCGACAGCTCACATAGATGGATGGCCCTTACCCCGCCGCACCGCCCCGCCACCCCGGCCCTATCCCTCGCCGCACCCCGCCCCGACACTCGCCCTAGCTCCAGGAGGCCATTAGGGCTATTATCAGCCTCGCCCAGCCCGGGGAAGGCGGTGGTCTGTGCGGGAAGGGGCCAGAAGGGCGGGATTGTGGCGGGTGTGTGGCGAGGGTTGGGGAGGAGTGGAGCCGCCTCGTCTGATAGAGAGGGCCGCGGCTGATGGCGGTTCTGGCAGGAACAAGGTGGTGGCAGGCGTGTTGCCGGCGACTAtcccaccttcctctctccctcctccgtccCCCTCCCTCCTGACGCCCCGCGGAGGGAAGGGACGGGGAGGGcgtaggtggaggaaggaggacgccaagagggaaggaaggagggcggaGGACTGGGTTTTGAGaggtcgtggagagagagagaggtggaggatcCTAGGTGGAggatcctagagagagagagagagagagagagagagagagagagacacatacgAACAGGTGGAgtcttaccgagagagagagagagagagagagagagagagagagagagagagagagagagagagagagtacccgtGCCCCTTCACGTATCTATTTAGCCCATCATAAGCCCTTCCAACCAACTCAATCCCTCGTCTGAAGACCCTCtgttttatggagagagagagagagagagagagagagagagagagagagagagagcatgcgaGGAAGTGCGAGAATATGGTCTACGGAAGTATGAGAAGACATTAAGTCCTAAAGAGGAATGCatgatgggagaaaaaaaaaacccctagGAATTTTGAGGAAGCGTGttggggaatgaaggaagaccgAGGAAGTTAAAccttaaaagagaaagaaaaagagagaaagagaaagaaaaatagaaa contains:
- the LOC123507397 gene encoding zinc finger protein Noc-like; the encoded protein is MVVLESKGMLTAGSNQYLQPDYLSPLPTTLDAKKSPLALLAQTCSQIGADSSKPLPADKKKDEDKKEKSPPTPLEATRRSPAFKPYESAAKKAMAEEGGDDKPTGGRKTPASQPSSARPPSSSSGGSSSAAAVKEESGRRSTEASVTSSASTTPIIRSGLEVLAGHPKDVPLGTYRTGMPHLLPPGYPGLESHPALRGAHPGLMPGLGLPGLPSSLASVYPGASAAALYTTTGLPSSAGLSPSLLGSPYLTYTRVKTAGGGEAVVPVCRDPYCTGCPYSVQNNHLLQSGGACPPSCTQCEQAKAALSALPGLSSLPSSSIVPASSLLPPTSVAAAAAASLYSPSASSLLTGPPRPYVCNWIVGETYCGKRFATSEELLQHLRTHTSVTAPDSSSLSLLSNPLHAHAALLGSAHSALSRPGMAYPPPALSPLTASRYHPYSKPTALTTTSALTPTLPGLSPYASALSAYPPGYPSPYAGLYPRPPL